The Pandoraea apista genomic interval TCGTTACGGCCTTCCGTCGGCTGGGCGACAACGATGCGCAACTCCGGCGCGATGGTGCGCACGAACGCGCGCCACGTGTGATCGCCCGTGTTGACCGTGTGAAAGCCATCGGCGAGTGTGACCGGGAAGGTGCCGCCAAGGCGCTGGACCGTCAGGCGGTAATCGTGGTCCTGGATCGGCAGGCCGTGCATGGCACTGTCGGCGGCGGCCAGATTGCGCGTATCGACGAGTGCGGCAAGTTGCAGTAATTGGTCGTCCTGAAATCGATAAGCTTCGCGAAAGGCCGACCAGTAGGACACGAAGCCCGCGACGATAGCCAATCCCAGCGCGCAGGCCGAGAGCGTGACCACCAGCCGGGACTGCAATGAACGCATCATGCCTTGGGCACCAGCCAGCCTGCGCCACGGATGTTACGGATGACATCCGCACCGAGCTTCTTGCGAATCGAGTGAATCAGGAAGTCGATCATGTTGCTCTCGATCTCTTCGCCCCAGCCGTACAGACGGTGCTCCAGCGCATCGCGCGAGAGGATCGTACCGGGGCGCAGCATCAGGGCATGGAGCAGCGCGTATTCGCGCGCCGAGAGCACGCAACTGTTTTCGCCGTAGCTCGCCTGATGCGTTGCGGGATCGAGCGCGAGTGCGCCGTTGGTCAGCACCGGCACTGCCACACCGGCCTGACGGCGGATCACGGCGCGCATGCGTGCGAGCAATTCGCCGACTTCGAACGGTTTCACAACGAAGTCGTCGGCCCCGAGATCGAGCCCCTGAATAATGTCTTCGGCGCCATCGCGCGCCGTCACAACGATGATCGGCGTGCGCCCGCCCGCGCCGCGATGGGCTCGCAGCACCTCCCAGCCGTCGCGTCCGGGCAGGCCGAGGTCGAGCAGCATGAGGTCATAGGCATGGGCCGCGAGGGCCGCCAGCGCAGCGTCGCCGTCGCGGCACCAGTCGGCCGCATACGAGGCGTCCTTGAGCGCCTGCATCATGGCCTCGCCGATCATGGTGTCGTCTTCTACGAGCAATATCCGCATGGTTTTCCAAACACTTACCGACGCGCCGGTCGGGCGCGTGCCCATTATCCTGCCAGTCACCGAGGATGGCACGGGCGCACGATAGCGCGCGAAACTTAGGAGAAACTTAGCTCGCGACGATGTGCGCTCGCGCGACTATGCCATGCAAAGCCACTGTAAATCAATGACTTAGAAAGGTTTTTTGATGTAATGCCGACGTGGCCCTCGTGGAAAGCCCTTTGGGCAAAAGCTGACGCCTGTCATGGCGTCCGGGGGCGGGATTTGAGGCGGGGGGGTAAGGGCTAGAAAGCCGACGGGCCGGCGTTGGCCGGCCCGTCGTATCGAGGTCATCTCGTAATGGCGGACCTATCCGATCCGTGTCTCGGGTGCCGGTTTACTGGGCGCGCAGTGTCTTCGCGGCGGCGACCATGTTTTGCAGCGCCGGAATGACTTCGGCCCATTGACGCGTCTTCAGACCGCAGTCCGGGTTGACCCAAAGACGCTTGGCCGGAATCCGCTCCGCGGCCTTTTGCATGAGCGAGACGATGTGCTCTTGGGTTGGGATGTTCGGCGAGTGAATGTCATACACGCCCGGTCCGATCTCGTTCGGGTACTGGAACGAGTCGAACGCATCGAGCAGTTCCATGTCCGAGCGCGAGGTCTCGATGGTGATCACGTCGGCATC includes:
- a CDS encoding response regulator transcription factor, translating into MRILLVEDDTMIGEAMMQALKDASYAADWCRDGDAALAALAAHAYDLMLLDLGLPGRDGWEVLRAHRGAGGRTPIIVVTARDGAEDIIQGLDLGADDFVVKPFEVGELLARMRAVIRRQAGVAVPVLTNGALALDPATHQASYGENSCVLSAREYALLHALMLRPGTILSRDALEHRLYGWGEEIESNMIDFLIHSIRKKLGADVIRNIRGAGWLVPKA